The following are encoded together in the Oncorhynchus gorbuscha isolate QuinsamMale2020 ecotype Even-year linkage group LG03, OgorEven_v1.0, whole genome shotgun sequence genome:
- the LOC124031750 gene encoding mRNA export factor isoform X2: MSLFGTSTGFGAGGFGAATTDTHNPMKDVEVTSPPDDSISCLAFSPPAMPGNFLIGGSWANDVRCWEVQDNGQTVPKAQQMHTGPVLDVCWSEDGSKVFTASCDKTAKMWDLNSNQAIQIAQHDAPIRTVHWIKAPNYNCIMTGSWDKTLKFWDTRSPNPMMSLQLPERCYCADVVYPMAVVASAERGLIVYQLENQPSEFRRIDSPLKHQHRCIAIFKDKQNKPAGFALGSIEGRVAIHYINPPNPAKDNFTFKCHRSNGTNTTTPQDIYAVNAISFHPVHGTLATVGSDGRFSFWDKDARTKLKTSEQLDQPITACSFNNNGNIFAYASSYDWSKGHEYYNPQKKNYIFLRNATEELKPRNKKW; encoded by the exons ATGAGCTTGTTTGGGACCAGCACTGGGTTTGGCGCAGGGGGATTCGGAGCTGCAACCACGGACACACACAACCCAATGAAG GATGTGGAAGTAACCTCACCCCCAGATGACAGCATCAGTTGCTTGGCGTTTAGTCCCCCTGCCATGCCAGGGAACTTCTTGATAGGGGGGTCCTGGGCCAATGAT GTGAGGTGTTGGGAGGTACAAGACAATGGGCAGACAGTCCCCAAAGCCCAGCAAATGCACACAGGTCCAGTCCTTGATGTCTGCTGGAGCGAA GATGGAAGCAAGGTTTTCACTGCATCTTGTGATAAGACTGCCAAAATGTGGGATCTCAACAGCAACCAGGCAATACAGATCGCACAG CATGATGCTCCTATCAGAACAGTCCACTGGATCAAAGCCCCCAACTACAACTGCATCATGACAGGCAGCTGGGACAAAACTCTGAAG TTCTGGGACACCCGTTCGCCCAACCCAATGATGTCCCTGCAGCTGCCGGAGAGGTGCTACTGTGCAGACGTG GTGTATCCCATGGCAGTGGTAGCATCGGCAGAGCGAGGTTTGATTGTATATCAGCTTGAGAACCAGCCGTCCGAGTTCAGGAGGATAGACTCACCACTCAAACACCAG CACCGCTGCATAGCCATCTTTAAGGACAAACAGAACAAGCCTGCTGGATTTGCTCTTGGGAGCATTGAAGGGCGGGTCGCCATTCACTACATCAACCCTCCTAACCC AGCCAAGGATAACTTCACCTTCAAGTGCCACAGGTCGAATGGAACCAACACAACCACACCACAAGACATCTATGCT GTGAATGCCATCTCCTTCCACCCTGTCCACGGTACACTGGCGACTGTTGGGTCTGACGGTCGCTTTAGCTTCTGGGATAAAGACGCTCGCACCAAGCTGAAGACCTCGGAGCAGCTGGACCAGCCAATCACAGCTTGCTCGTTCAACAACAACGGCAACATCTTTGCCTACGCCTCTAGCTATGACTGGTCAAAG GGGCATGAGTACTACAACCCTCAGAAAAAGAACTACATCTTCCTGCGTAATGCTACTGAGGAGCTGAAACCTCGGAATAAGAAATGGTGA
- the LOC124031751 gene encoding eukaryotic translation initiation factor 2 subunit 2-like → MSGDEMIFDPNMTKKKKKKKKKPFMLEEEGGDGVAEDTQQVEAKEVEPDGGEDREFDLDLDQDEGRKKEQSDDLDDLNFFNQKKKKKKPKKGFDNDIEEGIQELKIEEEQSKAAEEDDLDLQLPAKKKKSKKVDFQEEGEILEKDDGLEDDEGGKNDGISFSSQSGPAWLGTDRDYTYDELLNRVFNIMREKNPDMVAGEKRKFIMKPPQVVRVGTKKTSFVNFTDICKLLHRQPKHLLAFLLAELGTSGSIDGNNQLVIKGRFQQKQIENVLRRYIKEYVTCHTCRSPDTILQKDTRLYFLQCETCHSRCSVASIKTGFQAVTGKRAQLRAKAN, encoded by the exons ATGTCAGGAGACGAA ATGATATTCGACCCCAACAtgaccaagaagaagaagaagaagaagaagaagcctttCATGCTGGAAGAAGAAGGTGGAGACGGAGTGGCAGAGGACACACAGCAGGTAGAGGCCAAGGAGGTGGAACCTGACGGTGGGGAGGACAGAGAGTTCGACCTGGACCTGGACCAGGACGAGGGAAGGAAGAAAG AGCAATCCGACGATCTTGATGACCTGAACTTTTTCAAccagaagaaaaagaagaagaagcccAAGAAAGGGTTTGATAATGACATTGAGGAGGGGATACAG GAGCTGAAAATTGAAGAAGAGCAGAGCAAGGCAGCGGAAGAGGACGACTTGGATCTTCAGTTGCCAGCAAAGAAAAAAAAGTCCAAGAAGGTTGACttccaggaggaaggagagatactTGAGAAGGACGATG GCCTCGAGGacgatgaggggggaaaaaatgatGGCATCTCATTCAGCTCCCAGTCTGGTCCGGCGTGGttagggacagacagagactacACATATGATGAG CTGCTGAACCGTGTCTTCAACATCATGCGGGAGAAGAACCCTGACATGGTGGCCGGAGAGAAGAGAAAGTTTATTATGAAGCCCCCTCAGGTGGTCCGAGTGGGCACCAAGAAGACCTCGTTTGTCAACTTCACTGATATCTGTAAACT GTTGCATCGTCAGCCAAAACATCTTCTGGCATTTTTATTGGCTGAGCTGGGGACAAG TGGCTCCATAGATGGAAATAATCAGCTTGTGATCAAAGGAAGATTTCAACAGAAACAGATTGAAAATGTCTTGAGAAGATATATTA AGGAATATGTGACGTGTCACACGTGTCGCTCCCCTGACACCATCCTACAAAAGGACACCCGTCTCTACTTCCTCCAGTGTGAGACCTGCCACTCGCGCTGCTCCGTGGCCAGCATCAAGACTGGCTTCCAGGCAGTCACGGGCAAGAGGGCACAGCTCCGTGCCAAAGCCAACTAA
- the LOC124031752 gene encoding serine/arginine-rich splicing factor 6-like, which yields MPRVYVGKLSYHAREKDLQRFFNGYGKLMEIDLKNGYGFVEFEDNRDADDAVYELNGKELCGERVTVEHARGPRRDRDGYSGGGGGRSSSGYSSSSRSRTGRDKYGPPVRTEYRLIVENLSSRCSWQDLKDFMRQAGEVTYADAHKERTNEGVIEFGSRSDMRRALDKLDGTDINGRKIRLVEEKSRRRRSYSGSRSRSRSRRRSRSRSSRSRSNSRSRSHSRSKRRRSRSGRKSRSCKSRSRSRTHKSRSRSDKSKSRSKSRSKVKSERDSSSPSKEKLTSKKSRSRSASPMGNGKEEPSSRSPSPAADRHSKSPDKRPVSRSPSRSRSRSASRD from the exons ATGCCTCGCGTCTATGTTGGAAAACTAAGTTATCATGCTCGAGAAAAAGACCTTCAGCGGTTTTTCAATGGCTACGGAAAGCTTATGGAAATTGATCTGAAAAATGG atATGGATTTGTAGAGTTTGAGGACAATCGCGATGCGGATGACGCTGTGTATGAACTGAATGGCAAGGAGTTGTGCGGGGAGCGTGTGACCGTGGAACATGCAAGAGGACCGCGGCGCGACCGAGATGGATATAGTGGTGGCGGGGGTGGTCGCA GTAGTAGTggttacagcagcagcagcagaagccGCACTGGCAGGGATAAGTACGGGCCACCTGTCCGTACCGAGTACCGGCTGATCGTTGAGAATCTGTCCAGCCGCTGCagctggcaggatctgaag GATTTCATGCGCCAGGCTGGAGAGGTCACGTACGCTGACGCCCACAAGGAGCGTACCAACGAGGGTGTCATCGAGTTCGGCTCACGTTCGGACATGAGGAGGGCCCTGGACAAGCTGGACGGCACAGACATCAACGGGAGGAAGATCCGCCTGGTGGAGGAAAAGTCTCGCCGCCGCCGCTCCTACTCTGGCAGCCGCTCCAG GTCTCGCAGCAGACGTCGCTCTCGTAGCAGGAGCAGCCGCTCCAGGAGTAACTCCAGGTCCCG ATCCCATTCTCGCAGCAAGAGACGTCGCTCTAGATCCGGAAGGAAGTCCCGTTCCTGCAAGTCTCGTTCCCGCTCTCGCACCCACAAATCCAGATCCCGCTCCGACAAAAGCAAGTCCCGTTCCAAGAGCCGTTCCAAGGTGAAATCCGAGCGGGATTCCAGCAGCCCCTCAAAGGAGAAGTTGACCAGCAAGAAGTCACGTAGCCGCTCGGCGTCCCCCATGGGGAATGGGAAGGAGGAGCCGTCCTCTCGCTCCCCGTCCCCAGCAGCTGACCGCCACTCCAAGTCTCCAGACAAGCGTCCTGTCTCCCGCTCCCCATCTCGCTCCAGGTCTAGATCAGCTTCCCGAGATTAG
- the LOC124031750 gene encoding mRNA export factor isoform X1, which produces MSLFGTSTGFGAGGFGAATTDTHNPMKDVEVTSPPDDSISCLAFSPPAMPGNFLIGGSWANDVRCWEVQDNGQTVPKAQQMHTGPVLDVCWSEDGSKVFTASCDKTAKMWDLNSNQAIQIAQHDAPIRTVHWIKAPNYNCIMTGSWDKTLKFWDTRSPNPMMSLQLPERCYCADVVYPMAVVASAERGLIVYQLENQPSEFRRIDSPLKHQVTGFTYQHRCIAIFKDKQNKPAGFALGSIEGRVAIHYINPPNPAKDNFTFKCHRSNGTNTTTPQDIYAVNAISFHPVHGTLATVGSDGRFSFWDKDARTKLKTSEQLDQPITACSFNNNGNIFAYASSYDWSKGHEYYNPQKKNYIFLRNATEELKPRNKK; this is translated from the exons ATGAGCTTGTTTGGGACCAGCACTGGGTTTGGCGCAGGGGGATTCGGAGCTGCAACCACGGACACACACAACCCAATGAAG GATGTGGAAGTAACCTCACCCCCAGATGACAGCATCAGTTGCTTGGCGTTTAGTCCCCCTGCCATGCCAGGGAACTTCTTGATAGGGGGGTCCTGGGCCAATGAT GTGAGGTGTTGGGAGGTACAAGACAATGGGCAGACAGTCCCCAAAGCCCAGCAAATGCACACAGGTCCAGTCCTTGATGTCTGCTGGAGCGAA GATGGAAGCAAGGTTTTCACTGCATCTTGTGATAAGACTGCCAAAATGTGGGATCTCAACAGCAACCAGGCAATACAGATCGCACAG CATGATGCTCCTATCAGAACAGTCCACTGGATCAAAGCCCCCAACTACAACTGCATCATGACAGGCAGCTGGGACAAAACTCTGAAG TTCTGGGACACCCGTTCGCCCAACCCAATGATGTCCCTGCAGCTGCCGGAGAGGTGCTACTGTGCAGACGTG GTGTATCCCATGGCAGTGGTAGCATCGGCAGAGCGAGGTTTGATTGTATATCAGCTTGAGAACCAGCCGTCCGAGTTCAGGAGGATAGACTCACCACTCAAACACCAGGTGACTGGTTTCACATACCAG CACCGCTGCATAGCCATCTTTAAGGACAAACAGAACAAGCCTGCTGGATTTGCTCTTGGGAGCATTGAAGGGCGGGTCGCCATTCACTACATCAACCCTCCTAACCC AGCCAAGGATAACTTCACCTTCAAGTGCCACAGGTCGAATGGAACCAACACAACCACACCACAAGACATCTATGCT GTGAATGCCATCTCCTTCCACCCTGTCCACGGTACACTGGCGACTGTTGGGTCTGACGGTCGCTTTAGCTTCTGGGATAAAGACGCTCGCACCAAGCTGAAGACCTCGGAGCAGCTGGACCAGCCAATCACAGCTTGCTCGTTCAACAACAACGGCAACATCTTTGCCTACGCCTCTAGCTATGACTGGTCAAAG GGGCATGAGTACTACAACCCTCAGAAAAAGAACTACATCTTCCTGCGTAATGCTACTGAGGAGCTGAAACCTCGGAATAAGAAATG A